A window of the Chaetodon trifascialis isolate fChaTrf1 chromosome 9, fChaTrf1.hap1, whole genome shotgun sequence genome harbors these coding sequences:
- the napab gene encoding N-ethylmaleimide-sensitive factor attachment protein, alpha b, translating to MDNSGKEKEAMALIAEAEKKMKSSQSFFGALFGGSSKMEEACDMYVRAANMYKMAKNWCAAGNAFSQAARLHLQMQSKHDAATNFIDAGNAFKKADPQEAINCLNRAIEIYTDMGRFTIAAKHHISIAEIYETELVDIDKAVAHYEQAADYYKGEESTSSANKCLLKVATYAAQLEQYPKAIDIYEQVGTHAMDSTLLKYSAKDHFFKAALCHFCVDTLNAKLAVQKYEEMFPAFSDSRECKLLKKLLDACEEQNVDAYTDSVKEYDTISRLDQWLTTMLLRIKKTIQDEESDLR from the exons ATGGACAACAGcgggaaagaaaaggaagccATGGCTTTGATAGCTGaggctgaaaagaaaatgaagtctTCGCAGTCGTTTTTCGGAGCGTTGTTTGG GGGTTCCTCCAAGATGGAAGAGGCCTGTGACATGTATGTGAGGGCAGCCAACATGTACAAAATGGCCAAAAATTGGTGTG CTGCGGGAAATGCGTTCTCCCAAGCAGCCCGCCTTCACCTTCAGATGCAGAGCAAACACGATGCTGCGACTAACTTCATAGATGCTGGAAACGCCTTCAAAAAAGCAGATCCACAAG AGGCCATAAACTGCCTAAACCGAGCGATTGAGATCTACACTGATATG gGCCGCTTCACCATCGCAGCCAAACATCACATCAGCATCGCTGAAATATATGAGACAGAGCTGGTGGACATCGACAAG GCCGTTGCTCATTATGAACAAGCAGCAGATTATTACAAAGGTGAAGAGTCCACCAG TTCAGCAAACAAGTGCCTTCTGAAAGTAGCAACCTATGCAGCTCAGCTGGAGCAGTACCCAAAAGCGATCGACATCTACGAGCAG GTTGGAACGCACGCAATGGACAGCACGCTCCTGAAGTACAGCGCCAAGGATCACTTCTTCAAGGCGGCGCTCTGTCACTTCTGCGTAGACACGCTGAATGCAAAG CTTGCTGTGCAGAAGTATGAAGAGATGTTCCCGGCCTTTTCGGACTCCCGAGAGTGCAAGCTGTTGAAG AAACTTCTAGACGCCTGTGAAGAGCAGAACGTGGATGCCTATACTGACTCG GTGAAGGAATACGACACCATTTCCCGGCTGGACCAGTGGCTCACCACCATGCTTCTGCGCATCAAGAAGACCATACAGGACGAAGAGAGCGACCTCCGCTGA